Part of the Pseudobdellovibrionaceae bacterium genome is shown below.
ATTGGTGAAAATTTGCCCGATCGCGGCTTTGACGATTTGTTGCTCACAGACTCAAAGAATTTGGAAGATGTTTTAACAACAACGAAAATCCCCAATCTCCGAATCGTTACCATGGCAGACAAAAATTTTAACTTCACGTCACTCAATATTGATAAGAAAAGTCAGCTCATGTCGGCCATTTTTAATCTCAAGGCCGACTTTGTTATCTTAGACCTGAGCGCTGGCATTGATGATACTACTATTGATTTTTTTCTTATGGCCCAACATCAACTGATTGCGGTCAATCCTGAGCCATCGAGCATAGAAAATGCCTATCGCTTCATGAAAGCGGCATTTTTGAGAAAAGTTAAGCGATTTGAGCGGCAATTTGATTTGACGTTGCTGCTGCAAAAACTTCAGGCCAACGCAGATAAATATCAAATCCGGCATCCTGTAGATTTGCTCAATCAGCTGGAAGAGCATGACCCTGAAGCCGCTCTTGCGCTTTTCGAGCAACTAAGAAAACTTGAATTCAAAATAGTCATGAATCAAACAAGAACTGCGAAAGACGCAGGCCTTGGCCACTCTATTAAAAGCGTAAGTCATAAATACTTTGGATTGCCCACACGCTTCATAGGTTATCTCGA
Proteins encoded:
- a CDS encoding AAA family ATPase; translation: MSGLLKLQKPKITRGVRDPYSQIIAVGGGKGGVGKSFLSSNLGIFLANMGFNTVLVDLDLGSANLHTCIGENLPDRGFDDLLLTDSKNLEDVLTTTKIPNLRIVTMADKNFNFTSLNIDKKSQLMSAIFNLKADFVILDLSAGIDDTTIDFFLMAQHQLIAVNPEPSSIENAYRFMKAAFLRKVKRFERQFDLTLLLQKLQANADKYQIRHPVDLLNQLEEHDPEAALALFEQLRKLEFKIVMNQTRTAKDAGLGHSIKSVSHKYFGLPTRFIGYLDYDNAVWQALRKRRPVVLESPQSRLYAQLMTIARGIVSESDVKKAG